The following are encoded together in the Dermacentor andersoni unplaced genomic scaffold, qqDerAnde1_hic_scaffold ctg00000276.1, whole genome shotgun sequence genome:
- the LOC126522183 gene encoding uncharacterized protein has translation MSAPTHAYVEYEDGGKAIVSVSLIKDFSPNDMNDLASNKRIYWRDHGKGFEGEEGYYSGNVMVLGCGKADLIARMSKQHKPVPMDVFEQSSERHRHKQKPALKDVPTKEKRRRLESAKKSRMQKILEKKSAVGDTDSSSEDELVPRKMLKKAENEIAGLKNKLRISEQQRIEERQQNHKLHSLLEERMNSMEASIIEALRKEVRAARLPSQGCAANVCSDHLQQTVREAPMKPCEDNFIQENSRMAIDEQESTTLYEDLDLGTAPMDGALPAHCESAKPSCVLGPREEVAGSQVASHVPSTHGPVPVRAELGVEAPLFTPVGGKVHIGNGLFICANKWTWVNQAKTDSTFAREVARCLWQPHELVGRSVTGKICMRKLKEGGEAKPALTPEKLGAVRKSYEHFVAQHPSAVDTEARRLKDFNKHLATMLRDAK, from the exons ATGTCAGCGCCGACGCACGCGTATGTGGAATATGAGGACGGAGGCAAGGCGATCGTCTCGGTAAGCCTCATAAAGGATTTCAGTCCCAACGACATGAACGATTTGGCGTCCAACAAGCGCATTTATTGGAGAGACCATGGAAAAGGCTTCGAAGGCGAGGAAGGTTACTACTCCGGCAACGTCATGGTGTTGGGAT GTGGCAAAGCTGATTTGATTGCCAGGATGTCAAAGCAGCACAAGCCTGTTCCCATGGACGTGTTTGAGCAATCAAGTGAGAGACATCGCCACAAGCAGAAGCCAGCCCTCAag GATGTACCAACAAAGGAAAAGCGGCGCCGATTAGAAAGTGCAAAAAAATCAAGAATGCAGAAGATCCTTGAGAAGAAATCTGCTGTTGGAGATACGGACTCCAGCAGTGAAGATGAGTTGGTGCCCCGGAAGATGCTGAAGAAAGCGGAAAATGAAATTGCAGGGCTGAAAAACAAGTTAAGAATATCCGAGCAGCAGCGgattgaagagcggcagcagaacCACAAACTCCACAGCTTACTCGAGGAGAGGATGA ATTCCATGGAGGCCTCCATAATTGAGGCACTAAGAAAAGAAGTTCGTGCGGCAAGGCTGCCTTCACAG GGTTGTGCTGCAAATGTTTGCAGCGATCATTTGCAACAAACAGTCCGGGAAGCTCCCATGAAGCCATGTGAG GATAATTTCATTCAGGAGAACTCCCGAATGGCAATTGATGAACAAGAGTCTACCACGCTGTATGAG GATTTGGATCTCGGCACTGCCCCAATGGATGGGGCACTGCCAGCTCATTGCGAGTCGGCAAAGCCCAGCTGCGTACTTGGGCCTCGAGAAGAGGTGGCAGGCAGCCAGGTAGCCAGCCATGTGCCTTCCACCCAT GGGCCAGTCCCAGTACGTGCAGAGCTGGGTGTGGAAGCTCCACTCTTCACACCAGTTGGTGGAAAG GTTCACATTGGAAATGGCCTATTTATCTGTGCCAACAAGTGGACGTGGGTTAACCAAGCAAAGACAGACAGCACATTTGCCAGAGAGGTTGCCCGGTGCCTGTGGCAGCCACATGAATTGGTCGGCAGGAGCGTGACGGGCAAAATTTGCATGCGCAAACTGAAGGAAGGTGGCGAGGCAAAGCCAGCGTTAACACCAGAAAAACTTGGTGCAGTTCGAA AGTCATACGAGCACTTTGTGGCGCAGCATCCAAGCGCTGTGGACACTGAGGCCAGGAGGCTCAAAGACTTCAACAAGCACCTGGCCACCATGCTGCGTGATGCCAAATAA
- the LOC126522173 gene encoding uncharacterized protein, with protein sequence MEPPARKRKMYLHDGQPFHVPSSTRRYRLRHMSQPVAQGHASNIAEPDLSCSFDDCPLLSDDEIGASSAGRQTDNACPAPDEGNESGQSDPVPPIDVAQALATALREYGTGTLPGSTTTKAAAVVMILAFVVAHGLPWDTVDGLLRLIEALFGFQGDMLPRSKYLLRKLWNPTMHTAVNRHYYCNICGSQLEQLSSETMRCQACQADMKVSLLNNAGCFFSILNIKQQIGQSIAKFKDLLFAQMEKIEQGLQCDSVSDITSGAFYKSLRQSGKISHKDLTLTFNTDGSPVYKSSKASVWPIQFTINELPPGVRRQSPVLAGLWFGHKHPDMMVFMEKFVEALQAVGTVVWQHGTETVRSKVHSICCSVDAPARAAVTNQTQFNGRFGCCWCLTCAEQIEGMAFFTLLMNYYIHRGVVYVKKFMGISFIAGTPRYIQTDFALRTEEGVLRDMKLALELDMPVNGIKGPSPLINLNLFNPVLSQAVDYMHCVLLGVTRQLTEFWLDSANSQEPFYIGAPSTIAKLDKRLLSICPPHCFTRLPRSLADRCFWKASEWKNWLLYYSLPTVLGVLPPRFWRHMSMLAEAIFTLLKSEISPTDLQCAGHLLESFVCRAANLYGTRFMTFNVHQLRHLTSSVEHLGPLWANSAFPFEAGNGKLTKMVKAAKGAPTQILERVTLEGELELALHLLSLPHDVVRFCERLLGNVPIKKVTRIDNVCLFGAPVTAMLSERELQSVQNFLDTTCAVIEEYSRMSFEGTIIHSQQYRKAKKSDCSVVASHDGKFFIVSHILHVIDGISGVVLLLCQKLGIGENADGFPPHIQECFLSPVDTCVVLKPASVAMPALFIDFEAESKQYVCALPNIVERD encoded by the exons ATGGAGCCTCCCGCTCGGAAGAGGAAAATGTACCTCCACGATGGCCAACCTTTTCACGTTCCCTCATCGACACGCCGCTATAGGTTGCGTCACATGTCACAGCCGGttgcgcaagggcatgcttcgaACATTGCCGAGCCTGATCTGTCCTGCTCGTTTGACGACTGTCCGCTACTTTCAGACGATGAAATCGGCGCATCGTCAGCTGGCCGTCAGACTGACAATGCATGCCCGGCCCCAGACGAAGGCAACGAAAGCGGGCAATCCGACCCAGTACCGCCGATAGACGTTGCCCAAGCGCTCGCAACGGCTCTGCGCGAGTATGGCACGGGCACCCTTCCTGGATCCACAACAACAAAAGCTGCTGCAGTCGTAATGATTCTAGCTTTTGTTGTTGCGCATGGGCTGCCTTGGGACACCGTGGACGGGTTGTTGCGTCTCATCGAAGCATTGTTTGGATTTCAAGGTGACATGCTGCCTCGAAGCAAGTATCTACTCAGGAAGTTGTGGAATCCAACGATGCATACGGCCGTGAATCGCCATTACTACTGCAACATTTGCGGAAGTCAACTAGAGCAGCTAAGTTCAGAGACAATGCGCTGTCAAGCATGCCAAGCAGATATGAAAGTCTCGCTATTGAATAACGCAGGTTGCTTTTTCAGCATCTTGAACATCAAGCAGCAAATTGGTCAGTCAATAGCAAAGTTTAAGGACCTTCTGTTCGCCCAAATGGAAAAAATAGAGCAAGGATTGCAATGCGATTCAGTGAGTGACATCACCAGTGGTGCCTTTTACAAGAGTCTTAGACAGAGTGGCAAGATATCCCACAAGGACTTGACGCTCACATTCAACACTGACGGAAGCCCTGTTTATAAATCGTCGAAAGCGTCTGTGTGGCCCATCCAGTTCACTATAAATGAACTTCCGCCAGGTGTGCGCCGCCAAAGCCCTGTTCTGGCTGGATTGTGGTTTGGCCACAAACATCCAGACATGATGGTGTTTATGGAAAAATTTGTGGAGGCATTGCAGGCTGTTGGAACTGTTGTGTGGCAGCATGGAACAGAAACGGTTAGATCTAAAGTTCATTCCATCTGCTGTTCAGTTGATGCACCAGCCCGTGCAGCAGTGACAAACCAGACACAGTTCAATGGAAGGTTCGGCTGCTGCTGGTGCCTGACCTGTGCAGAACAAATCGAAGGTATGGCGTTTTTCACATTGCTCATGAATTATTA CATCCATAGAGGAGTG GTGTATGTAAAAAAATTTATGGGCATTTCCTTCATTGCAGGTACTCCTCGTTACATCCAAACGGACTTTGCACTGAGAACAGAAGAAGGGGTCCTGAGAGACATGAAGCTTGCCCTTGAGCTGGATATGCCAGTGAATGGCATCAAGGGTCCATCGCCCCTGATAAACCTTAATTTGTTCAATCCAGTGTTGAGCCAGGCAGTTGACTACATGCACTGTGTGCTGCTTGGAGTGACAAGGCAGCTTACCGAGTTTTGGCTGGACAGTGCAAACTCCCAGGAGCCGTTCTACATCG GTGCTCCTTCAACTATAGCCAAGCTGGATAAACGTCTCCTGAGTATTTGCCCACCCCACTGCTTCACACGGCTGCCACGGTCCTTGGCAGACAGGTGCTTCTGGAAGGCGAGCGAGTGGAAGAActggctgctctactactctcTGCCAACAGTACTTGGAGTGCTGCCGCCGCGGTTCTGGAGGCACATGTCAATGCTGGCCGAAGCCATTTTCACTCTGCTCAAGAGTGAAATTTCACCAACTGATCTTCAATGTGCAG GTCACCTGCTTGAATCATTTGTGTGCAGAGCTGCAAACCTCTATGGGACTCGCTTCATGACTTTTAACGTCCACCAGCTTCGCCATCTGACGTCAAGCGTGGAGCATCTGGGTCCCCTTTGGGCAAACTCAGCGTTTCCCTTCGAAGCAGGGAATGGGAAGCTCACAAAGATGGTAAAGGCAGCAAAAGGAGCTCCGACACAAATACTGGAGAGAGTCACTCTGGAAGGAGAGCTGGAGCTTGCGCTGCATTTGCTTTCTCTTCCGCATGATGTGGTGAGGTTTTGCGAAAGACTGCTTGGCAATGTTCCTATTAAGAAAGTGACTCGAATTGATAATGTATGCTTATTTGGAGCACCAGTTACAGCTATGTTGTCCGAGCGGGAACTGCAATCTGTGCAAAATTTCTTGGACACAACATGTGCTGTAATTGAGGAATATTCAAGAATGAGCTTTGAAGGCACAATTATACACAGCCAGCAGTatagaaaagcaaagaaaagtgactgtTCTGTCGTTGCAAGCCATGATGGGAAATTTTTTATAGTTTCCCATATATTGCATGTAATTGACGGCATTTCTGGCGTGGTTCTCTTGCTTTGTCAGAAACTGGGAATTGGTGAAAATGCTGATGGTTTTCCTCCTCACATCCAAGAGTGTTTTTTGTCGCCTGTTGACACTTGTGTTGTTTTAAAGCCCGCTTCTGTTGCAATGCCGGCTTTGTTTATAGACTTTGAGGCTGAAAGCAAGCAGTATGTATGTGCATTGCCCAACATTGTAGAACGGGATTGA